A part of Paenibacillus donghaensis genomic DNA contains:
- a CDS encoding HD domain-containing protein codes for MNIPQLIKQTEEYVKDQLAHDTTGHDWFHIERVRNMAREIAGIEQADVLVCTLAALLHDVADEKLNPSKEAGLQKVRDWLEAQLEDREITEHIMLIIETMSFSGGGGAPMQTLEGRVVQDADRLDALGAIGITRTLVFSGAKGRPVYDPQISPRDESLKQEYRDYSKGTAVNHFYEKLLKLKDLMNTDHGRELAEERHAFMLVFLEQFYKEWNEGSE; via the coding sequence ATGAATATACCGCAGCTTATTAAGCAAACCGAAGAATATGTCAAAGACCAGCTGGCGCATGACACGACAGGCCATGACTGGTTTCATATCGAGCGGGTGCGCAACATGGCCCGCGAAATCGCCGGCATCGAGCAAGCTGATGTGCTCGTCTGCACACTGGCGGCGCTGCTTCACGACGTAGCCGACGAGAAGCTGAATCCGTCCAAGGAAGCCGGGTTGCAGAAGGTACGGGACTGGCTGGAAGCACAGCTGGAGGACCGGGAAATTACCGAACATATCATGCTGATTATTGAGACGATGTCCTTCAGCGGCGGCGGTGGTGCGCCGATGCAGACGCTCGAAGGGCGGGTGGTGCAGGATGCCGACCGGCTGGATGCGCTGGGGGCGATTGGCATCACCCGCACCCTGGTATTCTCCGGGGCCAAAGGTCGTCCGGTCTATGATCCGCAGATTTCCCCGCGCGATGAATCGCTGAAGCAGGAGTACCGGGATTACAGCAAAGGCACGGCGGTCAATCATTTCTATGAGAAGCTGCTGAAGCTGAAGGATCTGATGAACACGGACCACGGGCGCGAGCTGGCAGAGGAGCGGCATGCGTTCATGCTGGTTTTTCTTGAACAGTTCTACAAGGAATGGAATGAAGGCAGCGAATAG
- a CDS encoding DEAD/DEAH box helicase: MSELTFKDYGLDEEIVRALETLNYEQPTEVQRKVIPVALKQQDLIVKSQTGSGKTAAFGIPVCELVDWTENKPQALILTPTRELAAQVSEDITHIGRFKRIKAVALFGKQPFAPQKAELAQKTHVVVGTPGRVFDHIERGSLTLSRIKYLVIDEADEMLNMGFIEQVEKIIKQLPKDRVTMLFSATLPEAVKNLCRKYMSGPADIEIEASGITTATIEHALIEVPQAAKFSLLSDIITVENPDSCIIFCRTQDQVDALFRGLADLDYPCDKIHGGLMQDERFEVMNAFKRGQFRYLIATDVAARGIDIENITHVINYDIPLEKESYVHRTGRTARAGKAGKAITFVTPNEQKWVREIEEYIGFSLPPMKAPSDAAVEHAKAAFEQKINKQPVLKTGKSEIMSQDILKLYFNGGKKKKLRAVDFVGTLAKLEGMTAADIGIITIQDNVSYVDILNGKGPLVLKAMKETTIKGKLLKVYVANK, translated from the coding sequence ATGAGTGAATTAACATTTAAGGATTATGGGCTGGATGAAGAGATTGTCAGAGCCCTGGAGACGCTGAATTATGAGCAGCCGACCGAGGTGCAGCGCAAGGTGATCCCTGTAGCACTGAAGCAGCAGGATCTGATCGTCAAATCGCAGACCGGCAGCGGCAAGACCGCAGCGTTCGGTATCCCGGTCTGTGAGCTGGTTGACTGGACGGAGAATAAACCGCAGGCGCTGATTCTGACGCCAACCCGGGAGCTGGCCGCCCAGGTCAGCGAGGATATTACCCATATCGGCCGCTTCAAGCGGATCAAGGCCGTGGCCCTGTTCGGCAAGCAGCCGTTTGCGCCGCAGAAGGCCGAGCTGGCACAGAAGACACATGTTGTCGTAGGTACGCCTGGACGGGTGTTTGATCATATCGAGCGGGGTTCACTGACGCTTAGCCGGATCAAATATCTGGTGATTGATGAAGCGGACGAGATGCTGAACATGGGATTCATCGAGCAGGTGGAGAAGATCATCAAGCAGCTGCCGAAGGACCGTGTGACGATGCTATTCTCGGCGACGCTGCCGGAGGCCGTCAAGAACCTGTGCCGCAAATATATGAGCGGGCCGGCTGACATCGAGATTGAAGCCAGCGGCATCACCACTGCGACGATTGAGCATGCCTTAATTGAAGTGCCGCAAGCTGCTAAGTTCTCGCTGCTGAGCGATATCATCACGGTGGAGAACCCGGACAGCTGCATTATTTTTTGCCGGACCCAGGATCAGGTGGATGCCTTGTTCAGAGGGTTGGCCGATCTGGACTATCCATGTGACAAAATCCATGGCGGGTTGATGCAGGACGAGCGTTTTGAGGTGATGAATGCGTTCAAGCGGGGCCAGTTCCGTTACCTGATCGCCACCGATGTGGCTGCCAGAGGAATTGATATCGAGAATATTACCCACGTGATCAATTACGATATTCCGCTGGAAAAAGAAAGTTATGTACACCGCACTGGCAGAACGGCCCGAGCGGGCAAAGCGGGCAAAGCGATCACCTTCGTCACCCCGAATGAGCAGAAGTGGGTCCGTGAGATTGAGGAGTATATTGGCTTCAGCCTGCCTCCGATGAAGGCTCCGTCCGATGCAGCAGTGGAGCATGCGAAGGCCGCTTTTGAACAGAAGATCAACAAGCAGCCGGTTCTCAAAACCGGCAAGAGCGAAATCATGAGCCAGGACATCCTGAAGCTGTACTTCAACGGGGGCAAGAAAAAGAAGCTGCGCGCCGTTGATTTTGTCGGCACGCTGGCCAAGCTGGAGGGCATGACCGCAGCGGATATCGGAATCATTACGATTCAGGACAATGTGTCGTATGTCGACATCCTGAACGGCAAAGGCCCGCTGGTGCTGAAGGCAATGAAGGAAACCACCATCAAGGGCAAGCTGCTGAAGGTGTATGTCGCCAATAAATAG
- a CDS encoding FAD-dependent oxidoreductase — protein MKEELIENEITVIGGGLAGVCAAIAAARLGQSVALVQNRPVLGGNASSEVRVWVCGATAHGINRYARETGIMGELFVENQYRNPEGNPYLWDLVVLEAVKAEPNITLFLNTDVHEVQAQGDEVDRTITSVTGWMMGSERRITFKSKFYLDCTGDGLIGFLAGAKFALGREARSEYGEEWAPEVADDITLGSTLLFYTKDAGMPVNFVPPSFAKDIAATSIPIRRVIQSGDSGCHYWWIEWGGEHDTVHDNEKIRDELWSVIYGIWDYIKNSGKFSAENMTLEWVGSMPGKREYRRFIGDYVLNQNDIIAQREFADGVAFGGWSIDLHPPQGMYAEASGSKHQHADGVYSIPFRSLYSANVRNMLMAGRDISASHVAFGTTRVMATCAVIGEAAGTGAALSSRLGITPRQLHDQQLPLLRQTLLRQDASIIGLLNADPLDLARQADVRASSTRSVLALEHPAAACPLRQDVALLFPVDPGFSGFELLADAETDSEITIELWDTGRKENYVPHALLSTATAAVQRGTQQWVRFSLEWQPSEPQNAFVVIKANEAITLHISAEPLSGVLTFYKKAQPHAPQNLEDHSMEQLVLRWAMQGQARQPLCFRLASPTLAFAAGRVIDGYRRPFGGPQQWMSAAVQEGQPEWLELSWQQEQALAELQLTFNDDVNEDLINLHHHRTPFTVIPELVRNYRLEALNGSGEWQEITRITNNRRRTVVHRLEQPVQTRGLRVVIESTNGSRYAEVVELRAYSEAGA, from the coding sequence ATGAAAGAGGAGCTTATAGAGAATGAGATCACGGTCATAGGGGGTGGACTGGCCGGAGTCTGCGCTGCCATTGCGGCGGCAAGGCTTGGACAATCGGTGGCCCTGGTCCAGAACCGGCCGGTGTTGGGTGGCAATGCCAGCAGCGAAGTACGCGTCTGGGTTTGCGGGGCAACCGCCCACGGCATCAACCGCTACGCCCGTGAAACCGGAATCATGGGTGAGCTGTTCGTGGAGAATCAGTACCGCAACCCTGAAGGCAATCCCTATCTGTGGGATTTGGTGGTGCTTGAAGCGGTGAAGGCGGAACCGAATATCACACTTTTTCTCAATACAGATGTGCATGAGGTCCAAGCGCAGGGCGATGAAGTTGACCGCACCATCACATCGGTAACCGGCTGGATGATGGGCTCGGAACGCAGAATTACCTTCAAGAGTAAGTTCTATCTGGACTGCACGGGTGACGGACTGATCGGATTTCTGGCGGGAGCGAAGTTTGCGCTTGGTCGGGAAGCCCGCAGCGAATACGGCGAAGAATGGGCGCCGGAGGTGGCAGACGACATTACGCTTGGCAGCACTTTGCTGTTCTATACCAAGGATGCCGGGATGCCGGTCAACTTCGTGCCGCCTTCCTTCGCCAAGGATATCGCCGCAACCTCCATTCCGATCCGCCGGGTGATCCAGAGCGGGGATTCCGGTTGTCATTACTGGTGGATTGAATGGGGAGGCGAGCACGATACGGTGCACGACAATGAGAAGATCCGTGACGAACTGTGGTCCGTTATTTACGGCATCTGGGACTACATCAAGAACTCCGGCAAGTTCAGCGCAGAGAACATGACCCTGGAATGGGTCGGCTCAATGCCGGGCAAGCGGGAATACCGCCGCTTCATCGGCGATTACGTGCTGAACCAGAATGACATTATCGCCCAGCGCGAGTTCGCGGACGGCGTGGCCTTCGGCGGCTGGTCGATTGACCTGCACCCGCCGCAGGGCATGTACGCCGAGGCCAGTGGCTCCAAGCACCAGCACGCCGATGGCGTCTATTCCATCCCGTTCCGTTCGCTGTATTCCGCCAATGTGCGGAATATGCTGATGGCCGGGCGGGATATCAGCGCTTCCCATGTCGCCTTCGGCACGACACGGGTCATGGCCACCTGCGCGGTGATCGGCGAGGCGGCCGGAACCGGGGCAGCGCTCAGCAGCCGCCTGGGCATTACGCCAAGGCAGCTGCATGATCAGCAGCTGCCGCTGCTGCGGCAGACCCTGCTGCGCCAGGATGCGTCGATCATCGGGCTGCTGAACGCTGATCCGCTGGATCTGGCCCGCCAGGCCGATGTCCGCGCCTCCAGCACCCGGTCGGTGCTGGCGCTGGAGCACCCTGCGGCCGCCTGCCCGCTGCGGCAGGATGTTGCCCTGCTCTTCCCTGTCGATCCCGGCTTCTCCGGGTTCGAGCTGCTCGCAGATGCGGAGACTGACAGCGAAATCACTATAGAGCTGTGGGACACGGGGCGCAAGGAGAACTATGTGCCGCATGCCCTGCTGTCCACAGCCACTGCCGCTGTGCAGCGCGGCACGCAGCAATGGGTCCGGTTTAGCCTGGAGTGGCAACCGTCTGAACCGCAGAATGCATTTGTAGTCATTAAGGCCAACGAAGCGATTACACTCCACATTTCCGCCGAGCCGCTCAGTGGCGTGCTGACCTTCTACAAGAAGGCTCAGCCGCATGCCCCGCAGAACCTGGAGGACCACTCGATGGAACAGCTGGTGCTGCGCTGGGCGATGCAAGGTCAGGCCCGCCAGCCGCTGTGCTTCCGCCTGGCATCGCCTACCTTGGCATTCGCAGCGGGCCGGGTGATTGACGGCTACCGCCGTCCATTCGGCGGACCGCAGCAATGGATGTCCGCTGCCGTGCAGGAGGGCCAGCCGGAATGGCTGGAGCTGTCCTGGCAGCAGGAGCAGGCGCTGGCGGAGCTTCAGCTGACCTTCAACGATGATGTGAATGAGGATCTGATCAACCTCCATCATCACCGCACCCCATTCACGGTGATTCCCGAGCTGGTGCGGAATTACCGGCTGGAAGCCCTGAATGGCTCTGGAGAGTGGCAGGAGATAACGCGGATAACCAACAACCGGCGGCGCACCGTGGTGCATCGGCTGGAGCAGCCTGTGCAGACGCGCGGCCTCCGGGTAGTGATCGAATCCACTAATGGCAGCCGATATGCGGAAGTGGTCGAGCTCAGAGCCTACAGCGAGGCCGGAGCCTAG
- a CDS encoding AraC family transcriptional regulator: protein MELLNHIYWKQKAQFALASDCYESWVAFGVEDGTFRYEIASHSGSAGFGDLVVCPPGTPFVRQTVTPLTFHYFQFSCSAAEDGIAPTAGIIHINDTKRLSSNYAYLREAAEDHSAAALTWKSHLTTDLLRLHQLESGREAQQRRFTEDALMAEAAERIAAQAAGELSLRELAHALALSPVQLTRRFREAYQETPSAYLKSLRLQKARSLLQETELTLAQIAERCGYENGFYLSRVFTKETGVSPAAYRQQHRV from the coding sequence ATGGAGCTGCTGAATCATATCTACTGGAAGCAGAAAGCGCAGTTTGCGCTAGCCAGTGACTGCTATGAGAGTTGGGTAGCTTTTGGCGTGGAAGATGGGACATTCCGTTATGAGATTGCTTCCCATTCCGGGAGCGCAGGCTTCGGCGATCTGGTGGTCTGTCCTCCCGGAACGCCATTTGTACGTCAAACGGTCACCCCGTTGACCTTTCATTATTTTCAATTCAGCTGCTCTGCTGCTGAGGACGGGATAGCGCCGACCGCAGGGATTATCCATATCAACGATACGAAGCGGCTCAGCTCCAATTATGCCTATTTGCGGGAAGCCGCCGAGGACCACTCTGCCGCAGCGTTAACATGGAAAAGCCACCTGACCACAGATCTGCTGCGGCTGCACCAGCTGGAGAGCGGGCGGGAGGCGCAGCAGCGGCGGTTCACCGAGGATGCGCTGATGGCGGAAGCCGCCGAGCGGATTGCCGCCCAGGCAGCGGGCGAGCTGAGCCTGCGTGAGCTGGCGCACGCTCTCGCGTTAAGCCCCGTTCAACTTACACGGCGGTTCCGCGAGGCTTATCAGGAAACACCTTCGGCGTACCTGAAGTCACTGCGTCTGCAGAAGGCCAGAAGTCTGCTGCAGGAAACGGAGCTGACCTTGGCGCAGATCGCGGAGCGCTGTGGGTACGAGAACGGCTTTTACCTAAGCCGGGTGTTCACGAAGGAGACGGGTGTCAGTCCGGCGGCTTACCGGCAGCAGCATCGGGTCTAG